A stretch of the Neptunomonas phycophila genome encodes the following:
- a CDS encoding YbhB/YbcL family Raf kinase inhibitor-like protein has protein sequence MGFSLSNIQLTSANFTPDGAIPVKHTGEGDDVSPTLFWENIPQGTKSIAVFCHDPDAPKISTQGNYGFVHWLVYNIPPSTTKLDEGVKGFAHGVNDMGEHAYNGPMPPEGHGLHRYYFWVLALDLEPALPDGLDLCEFLEKVEAHTLGMNRLVGTYQR, from the coding sequence ATGGGCTTTTCACTGTCAAATATACAGCTCACCAGTGCCAACTTTACACCTGATGGCGCTATTCCCGTAAAACATACAGGTGAAGGCGACGATGTCTCGCCAACGCTTTTTTGGGAAAATATACCGCAAGGGACGAAATCTATTGCCGTTTTTTGTCATGACCCAGATGCGCCTAAAATATCAACTCAAGGGAATTACGGCTTTGTGCATTGGTTGGTATATAACATTCCCCCATCAACGACTAAGCTTGATGAAGGAGTGAAAGGCTTTGCTCATGGTGTCAATGATATGGGCGAGCACGCGTATAATGGACCAATGCCGCCAGAAGGCCATGGCCTGCATCGCTATTACTTTTGGGTATTGGCGTTAGATCTTGAACCTGCATTGCCTGACGGCTTAGATCTTTGTGAGTTCTTAGAAAAAGTAGAAGCGCATACACTAGGGATGAACCGCTTAGTCGGGACTTATCAGCGTTAA